In a single window of the Raphanus sativus cultivar WK10039 chromosome 9, ASM80110v3, whole genome shotgun sequence genome:
- the LOC108825360 gene encoding cold-regulated protein 27 isoform X1, translating to MYSSGKECMPTEWTDEKHSLYLKSMEASFVDQLYSSLGWSLMSKENVGGNPSEEQFKVFRDGFWQKMNVRQPHEYRVKGRRQGGGSNHEFLKSPWIKHYRTIGEVSDQNFANEVTKGENSGSSKKIKTVMNGSSSTDQVVPLRKTPADMT from the exons ATG TATTCCTCGGGAAAAGAGTGTATGCCTACAGAATGGACCGATGAGAAGCATAGTCTGTATCTTAAATCAATGGAAGCTTCATTCGTAGACCAGCTTTATAGCTCCCTCGGTTGGAGTTTGATGAGCAAGGAGAACGTAGGAGGAAACCCATCTGAAGAACAG TTCAAGGTTTTTCGTGATGGTTTCTGGCAGAAGATGAATGTAAGACAGCCTCATGAGTATCGTGTCAAAGGAAGAAGACAGGGTGGTGGTTCTAACCATGAGTTTCTTAAGAGTCCGTGGATCAAGCACTATAGGACCATAGGAGAGGTTTCTGACCAGAACTTTGCCAACGAAGTAACAAAAGGCGAAAATAGTGGAAGCTCGAAGAAGATAAAGACAGTGATGAACGGATCGTCTAGTACTGATCAG GTTGTTCCACTCAGAAAAACTCCAGCAGACATGACGTAA
- the LOC108823959 gene encoding uncharacterized protein LOC108823959 has protein sequence MAPVGPRSGDAIFSSIDRVNAELFTLTYGAIVRQLLTDLEDVDEVNKQLDQMGYNIGIRLIDEFLAKSGVSRCVDFKETAEMIAKVGFKMFLGVTASVSSWDADGTCCSIILEDNPLVDFVELPDTCQGLYYCNVLSGVIRGALEMVSMKTEVTWTRDALRGDDAYELQVKLLKQVAEEYPYKDDE, from the exons ATGGCTCCTGTTGGTCCTCGTTCCGGTGATGCCATCTTCTCCAGCATCGATCGCgtg AATGCAGAGTTGTTCACATTGACGTACGGTGCAATCGTGCGTCAATTGCTTACTGACCTTGAAGATGTCGATGAAGTCAACAAACAGCTTGATCAAAT GGGATACAACATTGGAATCAGACTTATCGATGAGTTTCTTGCCAAATCTGGCGTTTCCAGATGCGTTGATTTCAAGGAAACTGCTGAAATGATTGCCAAG GTGGGTTTCAAGATGTTTTTGGGGGTCACTGCATCAGTCTCAAGCTGGGACGCGGACGGGACTTGCTGCAGTATCATCTTGGAAGACAATCCACTCGTTGATTTCGTGGAGCTTCCCGATACTTGCCAAGGGCTTTACTACTGCAACGTCTTAAGTGGAGTCATTAGAGGCGCTTTGGAAATG GTGTCAATGAAGACAGAAGTGACGTGGACGCGTGATGCTCTTAGAGGTGATGATGCTTATGAGTTGCAGGTGAAGCTACTGAAGCAAGTCGCTGAGGAGTATCCGTACAAGGATGATGAATAA
- the LOC108825360 gene encoding cold-regulated protein 27 isoform X2 translates to MYSSGKECMPTEWTDEKHSLYLKSMEASFVDQLYSSLGWSLMSKENVGGNPSEEQKMNVRQPHEYRVKGRRQGGGSNHEFLKSPWIKHYRTIGEVSDQNFANEVTKGENSGSSKKIKTVMNGSSSTDQVVPLRKTPADMT, encoded by the exons ATG TATTCCTCGGGAAAAGAGTGTATGCCTACAGAATGGACCGATGAGAAGCATAGTCTGTATCTTAAATCAATGGAAGCTTCATTCGTAGACCAGCTTTATAGCTCCCTCGGTTGGAGTTTGATGAGCAAGGAGAACGTAGGAGGAAACCCATCTGAAGAACAG AAGATGAATGTAAGACAGCCTCATGAGTATCGTGTCAAAGGAAGAAGACAGGGTGGTGGTTCTAACCATGAGTTTCTTAAGAGTCCGTGGATCAAGCACTATAGGACCATAGGAGAGGTTTCTGACCAGAACTTTGCCAACGAAGTAACAAAAGGCGAAAATAGTGGAAGCTCGAAGAAGATAAAGACAGTGATGAACGGATCGTCTAGTACTGATCAG GTTGTTCCACTCAGAAAAACTCCAGCAGACATGACGTAA